Part of the Natrinema caseinilyticum genome is shown below.
CGCGCTCGTCGTGGCCGTAGGTTGCCTCGTAGCCGATCTCCTCTAAGTCGACGCTCGCGCCCGTCTCCTCGCTGTAGACTTCCCCGTCTCCGGTCTCGAGGTTCGATTCAGGCTCCTCTATGAGTTTCGCGCCCCAGTACAGCAGTCGATCTCTGGCGTCTTCGGCGGCCTTCTTGACGGCGGTTCCGCTGATGTACGTCGTCGAGGAGGCGTAGGATCCGTAGTCGAACGGGGTGACGTCGGTATCCGAGGACTCGACGACGATGTCTGCGGGGCGACAGCCAAGCACTTCGGCTGCGACCTGGCTGAACATCGTGTCGTTTCCGGTCCCGGTGTCGACGCCGCCGACGTGGAGGTGAAACGAGCCGTCCTCGTTCATCTTGAGTTTCGCAGCGCCGAGTTCCTTGCCCGCGACGCCGCTTCCCTGTGCACAGATCGCCATCCCGACCCCGCGATGACGGTGGTCCTCGTCGGGTTGCTCGATATCGTCCCAGTCGATGGCCTCCATGCCCCGTTCGATACACTCTCGAAGGCCGCAGGAGCGGATTCGCCTGGCGAACCGATCGTCGTCTTTGAGGATGGTCGAGACGTCGTCGAGGTCCCCCTCTCGGATCGCATTTCGCCGTTTGAACTCGACGGGATCGATCCCGAGGTCTCGCGCCACCTCGTCGACGTGCGACTCGACGGCGAAGTGTCCCTGCGGTGCGCCGTAGCCGCGCATCGCAGCACCCATCGGAAGATTCGTGTGGACGACGTCGCCCTCGAACCGGATGTTCGGCACGCGCGGATACAGGGGTAGCGCCTTGGTCCCGACGTTCGTGGCCACCGTCATTCCGTGCGTGCCGTAGGCGCCGGAATTCGAGCGCGCGTAGAGGTCCATCGCCACGATCGTTCCGTCTTCGGTCACCGCCGATCGCATCGTCATGTCCATCGGATGGCGCGACCGCAACGCGTAGAACTCCTCCTGTCTCGTCATCTCGAGTTTGACGGGCCGGTCGGCTTTCAGGTGCAGTGCGAACGCGATCGGTTCGATCGCCATCTCCTGTTTCGCGCCGAAGCCGGCGCCGACGCGCGGTTTCTCGACGCGAATATCCCGGATCGGAACGTCGAAGACGTGCGCGAGTTGCCGTCGCGTGTGGTTGGGCACCTGCGTCGCCGTGATGAAGGTATAGCGGTCGTCTTCGTCCGTGTAGGCGATCGTCGTGTGCGGCTCCGGGACGCAGTGGGACTGATACGGCGTGTCCAGGTCGGTCTCGTGAACGCGAACGTCGTCGCGCTCGAGTGCGGCGTCGACGTCGCCGATTTCGCCTTCGAAGTGCGACTCGAGGTTGCGGTCGTAGTCCGATCCGCTCTGTGCGTTCTCGACGTCGTCGTCATCGAACAGTTGCGGGGCCTCGGGTTCCATCGCCGCCTCGACGTCGAAGACGGCGTCGCGTTCCTCGTACTCGACTTCGATCGCGCGGGCGGCGCGATCGGCGATCTCGCCTGTCTCGGCGGCCACGGCCGCGATCGGGTCGCCGACGAACCGCACGTGTCTCCGGAGGACCCGCATGTCCCACGGACTCGGCTCCGGGTAGGACTGGCCCGAACTCGAGTACAGCGTCCCGGGAACGACGTCGTCCCAGGGCGTGACGACCGCGTACACGCCCTCCATCTCCTCGGCGGCGCTCGTGTCGACGTTCGTCACGTCGCCGTGTGCGATATCGCTGCGGACGACCGTCCCGTGGACGAGGTCCGGAAATCGACGGCTG
Proteins encoded:
- a CDS encoding xanthine dehydrogenase family protein molybdopterin-binding subunit, translating into MSTPTERDRPEEGTAEESRQRSADAERSPMEWDEPENNRKSEDERENLTTDVEKDDARKIVTGEARYTADYSRRFPDLVHGTVVRSDIAHGDVTNVDTSAAEEMEGVYAVVTPWDDVVPGTLYSSSGQSYPEPSPWDMRVLRRHVRFVGDPIAAVAAETGEIADRAARAIEVEYEERDAVFDVEAAMEPEAPQLFDDDDVENAQSGSDYDRNLESHFEGEIGDVDAALERDDVRVHETDLDTPYQSHCVPEPHTTIAYTDEDDRYTFITATQVPNHTRRQLAHVFDVPIRDIRVEKPRVGAGFGAKQEMAIEPIAFALHLKADRPVKLEMTRQEEFYALRSRHPMDMTMRSAVTEDGTIVAMDLYARSNSGAYGTHGMTVATNVGTKALPLYPRVPNIRFEGDVVHTNLPMGAAMRGYGAPQGHFAVESHVDEVARDLGIDPVEFKRRNAIREGDLDDVSTILKDDDRFARRIRSCGLRECIERGMEAIDWDDIEQPDEDHRHRGVGMAICAQGSGVAGKELGAAKLKMNEDGSFHLHVGGVDTGTGNDTMFSQVAAEVLGCRPADIVVESSDTDVTPFDYGSYASSTTYISGTAVKKAAEDARDRLLYWGAKLIEEPESNLETGDGEVYSEETGASVDLEEIGYEATYGHDEREQIMGDGHHSTDESPPPFGAQFVDVTVDEETGEFELNKLVYAADCGVAINPPLAEGQVEGGQHMSLEYATSGGLDFDDEGNPQTTGFRQYGMPRTTDHPPMETILVETHEPTGPFGAKSIGELPTNGIPPALSNAIRDAVGVRVTSLPITAADVKAALDRRDS